In Maylandia zebra isolate NMK-2024a linkage group LG12, Mzebra_GT3a, whole genome shotgun sequence, a single genomic region encodes these proteins:
- the rnf10 gene encoding E3 ubiquitin-protein ligase RNF10 — MLESSAALCPELGLNTVHCTETNMEKNPNSSSSTKVPPRSSSTGPAPSESKPKTEGKNNGGSKRYSRKREPSFPKADSFPGPRRTNSQKSKNFDKRPPQRGGGRQYGVTGGGRREEVAETRRAEFSPAQLAGPKKISLNHLLNFTFEPRGGNGGVGDGGHSCWGRRNKWGHKHKPFNKELFLQANCQFVVTDDQDYKAHFTDPDTLVNWDCVQQVRIYSHEVPSCPICLYPPVAARITRCGHIFCWPCMLHYLSLSDKSWSKCPICYEAVHTADLKSVVAMETRQYVAGDKITMRLMRREKGALVALPSSQWVKVEEPVRFGDACLSPYSKLLLTSPAQVLNLVAEEKGILQAQLSQEEDAQGCFIQSALCLLQEQEEKLLEQQKENADSLDLSSLTMKEPSSPVEEGVTNISSAKPVLQYASAFDDEVAEFPEDADVELPGFPEAILESVLEEPPAATGDSTSELQLEEESPAIQAESGRPSASVVPGPYYYFYQADDCQQMFLHPVNVRCLLREYGSLEASPESITATVVEIVGQTVTEEIRRRHRYLAHLPLTCEFSICELALQPPVLSQETLDMFADDLEKRKRLRQKKARDEKRREKRIEIEENKKQGKYPEVHIGLENLQHFPAFGSPPHNSSPPIQPDFTFAPPSPLSSSPSSDGMKFPSLNTPSPVVGSVEDESHCMSFAQMLRDGKARADAGPRITPKKDKLLAPPAADSDGESDGSDRVPVPNFQNSFSQALGKALMQLDSGPVSSQQPVVEPDEKGGKKKKKKQKLLFSTSMVHTK, encoded by the exons ATGCTAGAGAGCTCGGCGGCTCTCTGCCCGGAGCTCGGCCTCAACACCGTTCACTGCACGGAGACAAACATGGAGAAAAAccccaacagcagcagcagcaccaaggTTCCGCCCCGTTCCAGCTCCACAGGCCCGGCACCGAGCGAATCTAAACCCAAAACAG AAGGTAAAAATAATGGAGGCTCCAAGCGTTACAGCCGCAAGCGTGAGCCCTCCTTTCCTAAAGCCGACAGTTTCCCCGGCCCTCGCCGCACCAATTCACAGAAAAGCAAGAATTTTGACAAGAGACCCCCTCAGAGAGGTGGAGGACGACAGTATGGAGTTACAGGTGGAGGACGACGTGAGGAG GTAGCAGAGACGCGCCGGGCCGAGTTCAGCCCGGCTCAGTTGGCAGGACCGAAAAAAATAAGCCTGAACCACCTGCTGAACTTCACTTTTGAACCCCGTGGAGGTAACGGTGGCGTCGGAGACGGAGGCCACTCCTGTTGGGGCCGTCGAAACAAATGGGGCCACAAGCACAAGCCCTTCAACAAGGAGCTTTTTCTGCAGGCCAA ttGTCAGTTTGTGGTGACTGATGACCAGGATTACAAGGCTCACTTCACTGATCCAGACACTCTGGTCAACTGGGACTGTGTGCAACAAGTG CGCATCTATAGCCACGAGGTGCCATCGTGCCCCATCTGCCTGTACCCTCCTGTGGCAGCCCGCATCACCCGGTGTGGACACATCTTCTGCTGGCCGTGCATGCTGCACTACCTGTCTCTTAGTGACAAGAGCTGGTCCAAGTGCCCCATCTGCTATGAGGCAGTGCACACAGCTGACCTGAAGAG TGTGGTTGCTATGGAGACCAGACAGTATGTGGCTGGTGACAAGATCACCATGCGCTTGATGCGAAGAGAGAAGGGGGCTCTGGTGGCCCTGCCTAGCTCTCAGTGGGTGAAGGTGGAGGAGCCTGTTCGTTTTGGAG ATGCATGTTTGAGTCCATATTCCAAGCTGCTGCTGACCTCCCCGGCACAGGTCCTGAACCTGGTGGCAGAGGAGAAGGGAATTCTTCAGGCTCAGCTTAGCCAGGAAGAGGACGCTCAAGGGTGCTTCATCCAGAGCGCCCTTTGTCTTTTACAG GAGCAAGAGGAGAAGCTTCTGGAGCAGCAGAAGGAGAATGCAGACAGCCTCGACTTGTCCTCTCTGACTATGAAAGAACCTTCTTCTCCTGTGGAAGAAGGGGTGACTAACATCAGCAGTGCCAAG CCCGTGCTGCAGTACGCCTCAGCATTTGATGACGAGGTGGCAGAGTTTCCGGAAGATGCTGATGTAGAGCTGCCAGGCTTTCCCGAAGCGATTCTAGAGAGTGTGCTGGAGGAGCCTCCTGCAGCTACAGGGGATTCCACCTCAGAGCTCCAGCTTGAAGAGGAGAGCCCGGCCATCCAGGCAGAGTCAGGCCGGCCCTCAGCCAGTGTGGTGCCTGGACCTTATTACTATTTCTACCAAG CTGACGACTGCCAGCAGATGTTCCTGCATCCCGTGAACGTGCGCTGCCTGCTACGTGAATACGGCAGCTTGGAGGCCAGTCCTGAATCCATCACCGCCACAGTGGTGGAGATAGTGGGGCAGACAGTCACAGAG GAGATCCGCCGCCGGCATCGCTATCTGGCTCATCTGCCACTCACGTGCGAGTTCAGCATCTGTGAGCTAGCACTGCAACCACCAGTCCTGTCCCAGGAAACTCTGGACATGTTTGCAG ATGACTTGGAGAAAAGAAAACGCCTGAGGCAGAAGAAGGCGAGAGATGAGAAACGCAGAGAGAAGCGAATTGAGATTGAGGAGAACAAGAAGCAGGGTAAAT ATCCTGAGGTGCATATTGGACTGGAGAACCTTCAGCATTTCCCAGCATTCGGCTCTCCACCTCACAACAGCAGCCCCCCGATCCAGCCTGACTTCACCTTTGCGCCTCCTTCGCCCCTCAGCAGCAGCCCTTCCTCTG ATGGAATGAAATTCCCAAGTCTGAATACGCCGTCACCTGTCGTGGGTAGTGTGGAGGATGAGTCCCACTGCATGTCCTTTGCACAG ATGCTAAGAGATGGGAAAGCAAGAGCTGATGCTGGGCCCAGGATCACTCCAAAGAAAG ATAAGCTGCTCGCTCCCCCAGCAGCAGACAGCGATGGCGAGAGCGACGGCTCAGACCGTGTCCCAGTGCCCAACTTTCAGAACTCCTTCAGTCAGGCTTTAGGGAAGGCACTTATGCAGTTGGACAGTGGTCCAGTTTCTTCTCAACAACCTGTGGTTGAACCAG atgaaaaaggaggaaaaaagaagaagaaaaagcagaagcTTCTATTCAGCACATCCATGGTTCACACAAAGTAG